A part of Rhinolophus ferrumequinum isolate MPI-CBG mRhiFer1 chromosome 11, mRhiFer1_v1.p, whole genome shotgun sequence genomic DNA contains:
- the LOC117029794 gene encoding aldehyde dehydrogenase family 3 member B1: MSGKEVKGMVKDSRSPSTLGMDPFSDTLQRLREAFRSGRTRPAEFRAAQLKGLGRFLQDHKKLLQEALAQDLRKSFFESDLSELIVCQNEVNLALKSLHTWTKDEPVAKNLMTQLDSAFIRKEPFGLALIISPWNYPVNLSLVPLVGALAAGNCVVLKPSEISQGTEKVLAEVLPLYLDQSCFAVVLGGPEETQQLLKHKFDYIFFTGSPRVGKIIMAAATEHLTPITLELGGKNPCYVDDNCDPQTVANRVVLFRCYNTGQTCVAPDYVLCSPEMQERLLPAMQSAITRFYGDDPRSSPNLGRIINEKHFQRLQGLLGCGRVAIGGQSDERDRYIAPTVLVNVQQTEPVMQEEIFGPILPILSVRSLDEAIDFINCREKPLALYAFSTSNQVVKQVLARTSSGNFSGNDGFMFMTLSSLPFGGVGNSGMGKYHGKFSFDTFSHHRACLLAHSGLEKLKEIRYPPYTTRRKQLITWALSFQNCTLL; encoded by the exons ATGTCAGGCAAAGAGGTCAAAGGCATGGTGAAGGATTCAAGGTCGCCGTCCACACTGGG GATGGACCCCTTCTCAGACACACTGCAGCGACTGCGAGAGGCCTTCCGCTCAGGGCGGACGCGGCCTGCCGAGTTCCGGGCAGCGCAGCTCAAGGGTCTGGGACGCTTCCTGCAGGACCACAAGAAGCTTCTGCAGGAGGCGCTGGCACAGGACCTGCGCAAG TCATTCTTTGAGTCGGACTTGTCCGAGCTCATCGTATGCCAGAACGAGGTCAATCTGGCCCTCAAGAGTCTACACACCTGGACGAAGGACGAGCCGGTGGCCAAGAACCTG ATGACGCAGCTGGACTCCGCCTTCATCCGGAAGGAGCCCTTCGGCCTGGCGCTCATCATCTCCCCCTGGAACTACCCCGTGAACCTGAGCTTGGTGCCCCTGGTGGGCGCCCTCGCTGCAG GCAACTGTGTGGTGCTGAAGCCATCAGAAATAAGCCAGGGCACAGAGAAGGTCCTGGCCGAGGTGCTGCCCCTGTACCTGGACCAG AGCTGCTTTGCTGTGGTGCTGGGCGGGCCTGAGGAGACGCAGCAGTTGCTGAAACACAAGTTTGACTACATTTTCTTCACGG GGAGCCCTCGAGTTGGCAAGATTATCATGGCCGCTGCCACCGAGCACCTGACACCCATCACGCTGGAGCTGGGGGGCAAGAACCCCTGCTACGTGGACGACAACTGCGACCCCCAGACCGTGGCCAACCGCGTGGTCTTGTTCCGCTGCTACAACACGGGCCAGACCTGCGTGGCCCCCGATTACGTGCTGTGCAGCCCTGAAATGCAGGAGCGGCTGCTGCCTGCCATGCAGAGTGCCATCACCCGTTTCTATGGCGACGACCCCAGGAGCTCCCCAAACCTGGGCCGCATCATCAATGAGAAGCATTTCCAGAGGCTGCAGGGCCTGCTGGGCTGTGGCCGCGTGGCCATCGGAGGCCAGAGCGACGAGAGGGATCGCTATATCG CCCCCACGGTGCTGGTGAATGTGCAGCAGACGGAGCCGGTGATGCAGGAGGAGATCTTCGGGCCCATCCTGCCCATCCTGAGCGTGAGGAGCCTGGATGAGGCCATTGACTTCATCAACTGTCGGGAGAAGCCCCTGGCCCTGTACGCCTTCTCCACCAGCAACCAG GTGGTCAAGCAGGTGCTGGCCCGGACCAGCAGCGGAAACTTCAGTGGGAATGACGGCTTCATGTTCATGACGCTCAGTAGCCTGCCTTTCGGAGGAGTGG GTAACAGCGGGATGGGAAAATACCACGGCAAGTTCTCCTTTGACACCTTCTCCCATCACCGCGCCTGCCTGCTGGCCCACTCAGGCCTGGAGAAGCTCAAGGAAATCCGCTATCCGCCCTATACTACCAGGAGAAAGCAGCTGATCACCTGGGCCTTGAGCTTCCAGAACTGCACCCTTCTGTGA
- the ACY3 gene encoding N-acyl-aromatic-L-amino acid amidohydrolase (carboxylate-forming) — translation MCSLPVPREPLRRVAVTGGTHGNEMSGVCLAQHWLRAPGELQRPSFSAMPVLANPAATAACRRYMDRDLNRTFTNTFLTARAHPDDPYEVTRARELNQLLGPMASGGAFDFVLDLHNTTANMGTCLIVDTAHNVFAMHLYRHLQMLSPELPCRVILYKLPKEESGSLNSVAKNGMALELGPQPQGVLRADLFTRMRALVAAALDFIQLFNQGTAFPAFEMEAYRVLRGMDFPRTEAGDLAGTVHPQLQDRDFEPLRPGAPIFQMFSGEDVLYEGESTVYPVFINEAGYYDKGIAFLQTEKLTFSVPALSMLAPAPTPGP, via the exons ATGTGCTCGTTGCCTGTGCCTCGAGAGCCTCTGCGCCGCGTGGCAGTGACCGGGGGCACCCACGGCAATGAGATGTCTGGCGTCTGCCTGGCCCAGCACTGGCTGCGGGCCCCGGGGGAGCTGCAGAGACCCAGCTTCTCTGCCATGCCTGTGCTGGCCAACCCGGCGGCCACAGCCGCCTGCCGTCGCTACATGGACCGTGACCTCAATCGCACCTTCACCAACACCTTCCTCAC TGCCAGGGCCCACCCAGATGACCCATACGAGGTGACAAGGGCCCGAGAGCTGAACCAGCTGCTGGGGCCTATGGCCTCAGGCGGGGCCTTTGATTTTGTCCTCGACCTGCACAACACCACAGCCAACATGGGCACCTGCCTCATCGTGGACACCGCCCACAATGTCTTTGCGATGCACCTGTACCGCCACCTACAG ATGCTGAGCCCGGAGCTGCCCTGCCGGGTCATCCTATACAAGCTGCCCAAGGAGGAGAGTGGTAGCCTGAATTCAGTGGCCAAGAACGGAATGG ccctggagctgggTCCCCAGCCTCAGGGCGTGCTGCGGGCTGACCTTTTCACCAGGATGAGGGCCTTGGTGGCTGCAGCTCTGGACTTCATCCAGCTCTTCAACCAAG GCACAGCCTTTCCTGCCTTTGAGATGGAAGCATATCGAGTCCTTAGGGGCATGGACTTCCCACGCACGGAGGCGGGGGACCTGGCAGGCACGGTGCATCCTCAGCTGCAG GACCGAGACTTCGAGCCGCTGAGGCCTGGTGCACCCATCTTCCAGATGTTCAGTGGTGAGGACGTGCTCTATGAGGGGGAGTCCACCGTGTACCCCGTATTCATCAACGAGGCTGGCTACTACGACAAGGGCATTGCCTTCTTGCAGACTGAGAAGCTCACGTTCTCCGTGCCCGCCCTGTCCATGctggcccccgcccccaccccgggtCCCTAA
- the TBX10 gene encoding T-box transcription factor TBX10 — MAAFLSAGLRVLAPSETYTLPVTSSSWEPQLVSPFPSGPSTGSTGTQVVAEPTGQGPKNPCVSSVTVQLEMKALWEEFNQLGTEMIVTKAGRRMFPTFQVKILGMDSLADYALLMDFLPLDDKRYRYAFHSSAWLVAGKADPATPGRVHFHPDSPAKGAQWMRQIVSFDKLKLTNNLLDDNGHIILNSMHRYQPRFHVVFVDPRKDSERYAQENFKSFIFTETQFTAVTAYQNHRITQLKIASNPFAKGFRESDPDSWTIPPRPLLSVPARSRSSLSPCLMKGSTEQEKDPNKVPASTSRTPARLHHQLLAPPEALLTPATYRPLTYQDLYTGVSSPLGIPRARPTPYPLPNIQADRDQEGLPLQAGLGLLSPSTMCLGSRQAPQ, encoded by the exons ATGGCAG CCTTCCTCTCTGCCGGCCTCAGGGTACTTGCACCCTCAGAGACCTACAccctgcctgtgaccagctcCAGCTGGGAGCCCCAGCTGGTTTCTCCATTCCCATCAGGCCCTTCCACTGGCTCTACAGGGACCCAAGTCGTGGCCGAGCCCACTGGGCAGGGTCCCAAGAACCCATGTGTGTCCAGCGTGACAGTCCAGCTGGAGATGAAGGCTCTGTGGGAGGAATTCAACCAGCTGGGCACAGAGATGATTGTCACCAAGGCAGGCAG GAGGATGTTCCCGACCTTCCAGGTGAAGATCCTGGGCATGGACTCGCTGGCTGACTATGCCCTGCTCATGGACTTCCTGCCCCTGGATGACAAGAGATACAG GTACGCTTTCCACAGCTCAGCCTGGCTGGTGGCAGGCAAGGCGGACCCGGCCACGCCCGGCCGCGTGCATTTCCACCCTGACTCACCCGCCAAGGGTGCCCAGTGGATGCGCCAGATCGTGTCGTTCGACAAGCTCAAGCTGACCAACAACCTGCTGGATGACAACGGCCAC ATCATTCTCAACTCCATGCACCGCTACCAGCCTCGCTTCCACGTGGTCTTCGTGGACCCACGCAAGGACAGTGAGCGCTACGCCCAGGAGAACTTCAAGTCCTTCATCTTCACGGAGACCCAGTTCACGGCCGTGACAGCATATCAGAACCACCGG ATTACCCAGCTGAAAATCGCCAGCAACCCTTTTGCCAAGGGCTTTAGGGAGAGTGACCCGGACTCCTG GACTATACCTCCACGGCCCCTGCTCAGTGTCCCAGCCCGGAGCCGCAGCAGCCTCAGCCCCTGCCTGATGAAGGGCTCCACAGAGCAGGAGAAAG ACCCCAACAAAGTTCCAGCTTCCACCTCCAGAACCCCTGCCCGACTCCATCATCAGCTGCTGGCCCCCCCTGAGGCTCTGCTGACCCCAGCCACCTATCGGCCCCTCACCTACCAGGACCTCTACACTGGAGTCTCAAGCCCCCTCGGAATCCCAAGAGCCCGACCGACACCATACCCCCTCCCCAATATCCAGGCTGACAGGGATCAGGAAGGCCTGCCTCTCCAAGCTGGGCTGGGGCTTCTGTCCCCCAGCACCATGTGCCTGGGGTCTCGCCAGGCCCCTCAGTGA
- the NUDT8 gene encoding mitochondrial coenzyme A diphosphatase NUDT8 gives MLPNCLSAEGEWRCRRLLAEATARLRTRPAAAAVLVPLCSVRGVPALLYTLRSSRLAGRHKGDVSFPGGKCDPADQDVVHTALRETREELGLAVPEDHVWGVLQPVYDQRKTTVVPVLAGVGPLDPQSLKPNPEEVDDVFALPLAHLLQAQNQGYTHFCQGGHFRYTLPVFLHGPYRVWGLTAIITEFTLQLLAPGAYQPRLVLPGQSRG, from the exons ATGCTGCCCAACTGCCTGTCGGCGGAGGGCGAGTGGCGCTGTCGGCGGCTGCTGGCGGAGGCTACAGCCCGGCTCCGCACGCGGCCTGCGGCGGCCGCAGTGCTTGTGCCGCTGTGCTCCGTGCGCGGGGTCCCGGCGCTGCTCTACACGCTGCGGTCCAGCCGCCTGGCCGGGAGGCACAAGGGTGACGTCAG TTTCCCAGGCGGCAAGTGTGACCCCGCTGACCAGGACGTGGTGCACACGGCCCTGAGGGAGACCCGCGAGGAGCTGGGCCTGGCTGTGCCTGAGGACCATGTGTGGGGTGTCCTACAGCCCGTATATGACCAG AGGAAGACCACCGTGGTGCCCGTGCTAGCCGGTGTGGGCCCACTGGATCCCCAAAGCCTCAAGCCCAACCCCGAGGAG GTGGACGACGTGTTTGCACTGCCCCTAGCCCACCTGCTGCAGGCGCAGAACCAGGGCTACACCCACTTCTGCCAGGGTGGCCACTTCCGCTACACACTACCTGTCTTCCTTCATGGGCCATACCGTGTCTGGGGGCTCACAGCTATCATCACCGAATTCACCCTGCAGCTGTTGGCACCTGGTGCCTACCAGCCCCGCCTGGTCTTGCCTGGGCAGTCCAGGGGCTGA
- the LOC117030553 gene encoding double C2-like domain-containing protein gamma, whose amino-acid sequence MAGTAAAASSRRPQRVSMQEHMAIDVSPGPIRPIHLISDYFPHFYPFSEPALRTPDLHPAVAPTISSAPQLQPDPEPEGDSDDSTALGTLEFTLLFDADNSALHCTAHRAKGLKPPASGSVDTYVKANLLPGASKASQLRTRTVRGTRGPVWEETLTYHGFTRQDAGRKTLRLCVCEDPWLRRRRQAPPLGELWVPLRKLAPNRARSFDVCLEKRRLTKRPKSLDTARGMSLYEKEVEAEVAGEERGRILLSLCYSSQRGGLLVGVLRCAHLAPMDANGYSDPFVRLFLHPNVGKKSKYKTSVRKKTLNPEFNEEFFYAGLREELAQKTLLVSVWDYDLGTANDFIGGVQLSSRASGERQRHWCECLTHSDCRLELWHALDGAPFQLSA is encoded by the exons ATGGCGGGCACGGCGGCAGCAGCAAGCAGCAGGCGGCCACAGCGGGTGAGCATGCAGGAGCACATGGCCATCGACGTGAGCCCAGGCCCCATCCGGCCTATCCACCTCATTTCTGACTACTTCCCGCACTTCTACCCGTTTTCTGAGCCTGCCCTGCGCACCCCAGACCTGCACCCTGCAGTGGCCCCCACCATCAGTTCTGCACCCCAGCTGCAGCCGGACCCAGAGCCAGAAGGAGACTCAGATGACAGCA CTGCCCTGGGCACCCTTGAGTTCACGCTTCTTTTCGATGCGGACAACAGTGCCCTGCACTGCACAGCTCACCGTGCCAAG GGCCTCAAGCCACCAGCCTCAGGCTCCGTGGACACCTATGTCAAAGCCAATCTGCTTCCAGGGGCCAGCAAG GCCAGCCAGCTGCGGACACGCACGGTTCGGGGTACAAGGGGACCTGTCTGGGAAGAGACACTTACCTATCACGGCTTCACCCGCCAGGACGCTGGGCGCAAGACCCTGCG gctgtgtgtgtgtgaggaccCATGGCTGCGGCGACGGCGGCAGGCGCCTCCCCTGGGGGAGCTGTGGGTGCCCCTGAGGAAGCTGGCACCCAACCGAGCCAGGAGCTTCGATGTGTGTCTGGAGAAGCGGAGGCTG ACCAAGAGGCCCAAGAGCCTGGATACAGCCCGTGGCATGTCCCTATATGAGAAG gaggtggaggcagaggtGGCCGGGGAGGAGCGCGGGCGCATCCTGCTGTCACTGTGCTACAGCTCTCAGCGGGGCGGCCTGCTGGTGGGCGTGCTGCGCTGCGCCCACCTCGCCCCCATGGATGCCAATGGCTACTCAGACCCCTTCGTCCGCCT TTTCCTGCATCCAAATGTGGGAAAGAAATCTAAATACAAGACCAGCGTTCGGAAGAAGACCCTGAACCCCGAGTTCAATGAG GAGTTCTTCTACGCCGGCCTGAGGGAGGAGCTGGCCCAGAAGACACTGCTGGTGTCTGTGTGGGACTATGACCTGGGCACGGCCAACGACTTCATTG GTGGGGTGCAGCTGAGTAGCCGAGCCAGTGGGGAGCGCCAGCGGCACTGGTGCGAGTGCCTGACCCACAGCGACTGCCGGCTGGAGCTGTGGCATGCAC